Genomic window (Drosophila albomicans strain 15112-1751.03 chromosome X, ASM965048v2, whole genome shotgun sequence):
CATAGCGAGCCGAACGTGCCTGATCCGGCTGTCCATTCGATGTCATAAAGCCGCGATTATCTGTGCCACGAAAGTGAGCGAGAGAGGTCAATGAAAATGCGAGGGAGTAAAGCAAATTGATATCACAACTTACAGCCATAGGCAAGCAGCAGTTCCTCGGAGAATGGCGGACGATCGGGATCCTCGCCTTCCAGCGGCTTGGCTATCACAATGCCATACTTATCCTCGAGGATGTGACGCGGAATGCGCTCGCACAGCAAATTGACAGCGGGCACATGATCACGCATCTGATCGATGGGCAGAATGCCATTGAGCAACATGTCCGCCTTGGTCAGCACAAAACTGGGCATCACCAGACCCGGACAATCGCACAGCAATATATCGTTCTCGAGGAAGAGCGTCTGAAAGCGTTTTGTCTTGCCGGGCGTCGCCGAAACCGAGACTTTTTTCATGGTCATCAAAGAATTGATGGTACTGCTTTTGCCCACATTTGGATAACCGACCATACCGATGGTGACATGCTGACTACTGTTCCGGGGTCCCGTGTAGATGTGACGCAGAAAATCAATGAGTTCGAGGCGCGACAACAGATGTGCGCTGTTCTTATCACCCGGCAGACGTGGCAACTTCACCTGTTGCGACTCTGTCTTGGGCTGTATCTTGCTCTCGATGGCATCCAGTGTGTGTTCGACCGCATCCAATGAATGCTGTATGTCCTCGGCAGCTTGACGCAACTCTTTTAGCTCCAGTGCTGTCGACGGTGACTCTGCAGCCAACTTGGCGGCCTCCGCCTCACGCTTCAGCTCCTCCTCCACCAGTGTGGCGGAATAAAAGGCTGTGCGTATACCTTCGCAGTCAAAGTACTGTGCCCAATGCTGACGCTGCTCTAGTGTGAGCAGATCCGATTTGTTCACCAGAATCATGTTGAGCTTCTGGCCATCGCTCACCTCGCTCACATAGCGCTCCAAGTCGACGCTGCGAAAGAGCAACGGATTGCGTGCATCGACAATTTGCACAACGACATCGGAACGCTCGACCACGCGCCACAATTGACGCCAGAATTCTAAATTCTTCTCGTAGGGTGTCATTAGAATCTCTTCGTTCTCTTGCAGCAGCGCTAGATCACGACGCCAATTGAGGAAGGCTTCGTTCTCGGCACGTTCCAAATCCTCGGCACTCGTTTCCTTTGTCCACTTGGGACGACGCGGTATCTTGAGTTGATCGATGTGCTCAGCGTGCTTTTGATGCATATGCTGCTCCTGTGTCTTGCTCAGCAAGCCGACACGCTGTTTGGGATTCACAAAGGTGATGTTCAGTTTCTCAGCCTGAAATTCTGTGCCCGCCAATTCCGCAGTGCGCAGAAAGGCGTTGAAAGACGACTCCTCGGTAACAGAAGAGAGATTGAGACGACCCCAGTCGTAACCATCTTGCAGCTCCGTTGTGTGCAGCTAGAATACAAAGTTGAGACATGTCACCTGGTGTAATTGTAAATAGAGTagacaaaatttatttacgcACCATCGTATCGTTGTCCACTTTGCGACGCGCCGTGTGGCCAAACCGATCCTTGATCAGCTGGCGTCCCAGATTGCTCCCTCCTTTGGTTTTCTTGCCCATTTTGTGCggcacaaattgaaatgtatttattctCTACGtatttaacaacaaaacacgTGCGTGCGCTACAGCAATAGTAAACTGAAAAATGTCAAGTTATCGATATGTGATGTCACAGCGATTGCTGTACGAGTACAAGTTATCGATATTATGCCCAACGATATTGCGCACCGATTATTTCTCATTATTCAAATTCGTTATcgttattcaaatttaaattgtcgTTGCTTagtatttaagaaaattaaatgctaaattgATATCGAGAAGGCAAACTGCATTATATTGCAGAGAGGTATGAATAATCCTTATGTaatgttttattcatttatgaCAAATTGTACAATTGGGATAGAAGTTATTTGTTCCCGAAAATTTTGGGTTttcagcaattaaaattatcttAAAAGTTGTTTAAGTTAGGAAAGTATAGagtatttaagtatattcgataattgctttaaaagtcaggagtatttatttgaacttaacaaaagtaaaattgtTCTTAACTATATACCTGTACATTTAAGTATAAAGTCAGCatttacaaattgcaattgcttgaAATGTCATGAGTATTTGAAAAGCttgtaaaatgttttgtttttggtacaGCATCGCAGTTTGTTCGAAGTTGTAGAGTCTTTTTGGAATGCCACCCAACACATATGTAGTTTACTTAACCACAGGATAACTAAGACAATCAATAAAACCTCTCATCGTCCTCATCGGCATCCTCAGGCCAGACAATTGGCCAAACCGCATTCCGAGCACAATTCCCACCTAATGCCTTGCAGAATGTGTTGAACGTGCTGGCCTTGTTGAAGCCGAGGATTTCGCGCTCCTCATAAATGCGATAGGTGAACGTGCTCTCATAGGTGCCCACAAAATGCTTCGCATATGAGCAAATCAATTGATCCACAATCGCCACTCCGCCATCCTTTAGCTGATTGCGTTGCCACTTCGACTCCGGCGTGAAGTGCACAAAGCGAAAGCGATAGAAGAGCTCCTTGAGCTCGAGCAGCTCATACGGCGTTGCATCGCTGGCCACAAACACGGTGGTCATATTGAATGcccgcagcagctgcttcatTTGCTGTGCGGCCGCCTTCAGAGTGGGTGTCGTTGATTCCCGCGACTTCACAAAGTCGCCTCGCCTCAGATGCGCACACAAATAATCACCACCGCGGGCATCACGTTTGTGCCGCTCCAGCTCCCACATTGCCGGACGTTGGACGCCCGCCGTACTGTCTGTGGTGCCCAGTGAAGCCAGCCGAAAATCGGCTGCCACCTGGCTGAGCTGGGGAGCGAAACGCATCGAGCGTCGTGCAAGCCAAAACTGCTCATCGCCCCAGTTGTCGTGGAGCACGGTCTCGGCACTGATCACCGCATAGACACGCATATCGTGGGCATCCTCTGTGCCCGCGGTATCCTCGCGTATGGCTTCGCGCAACAGACGCTCGAGGAGTCCGGCGCTGCCCTGGAAGCGCACACAATGATAGCGTCCGTGGCGCAacagcggctgctgcagcagtgCCCCGCCACTGAGCGATTTCTCGTTGCAGGCATCGGGCAATGGAGGCGTTGTCACACGCTCGTATTTATCGCGAAAGATGCCCTGCTCCAGCATGATCTCGTAGTGTGTGAGACGAAAGACCTGCGAGACATGGACAAAGGGCGGCGCTGGATGGCCAAACATGCGGTATTCGGCTAGGAACTCATCGTAGTCGAGGACGGGAGCAAAGCGACGCAAACTCTCCACGTCGAAGAAGTGACGCCACAGCAGATTGGTCTGTGCCAGGCCGTGGGAGTGCCAGTGGTAGAGGCGTGGCCAGGGCGGCAGCACGAGACGCACGTTGCGAAAACGCTTGTTGCGACGTTGTAGGCGACGCACAAATACCGCCATGCGTATATAGACGTCGCGTCGCAGATTGAATCCCTCCGAGATGTTCACATCGTAGAGCAGATAGACGGCTCCTCGCAGTGGCAGAATATCCGCTGGACAAGTGGCTGTCGCCTCGCCCGGCAGCTGTTCCCAGAAGAGGTGCCGTTGACAGTGGTTACTGCTGAACCTGACTCCATCGGtggtgttattgttgttattgttgctggtgtGGGCAACGGCGACCAGGAGCGAGTGCAATAGTAGCGACAGAAGCGATAGCTGTGACCACCGCACTGGCCACCATTGTGGCATTATTTTGAGTTACTCTTCGACTACAACTAAAGCGGAAATAAGGAAAAAGGCGCTGGCTAGCtacaaaactaaaaatctGCGATTGTTTACTACTTCCGATTGCGATAACGATTGTGGACAGTGTTGGAAAGTAACAAAAACCGTTAGTCAGCTGCTTATTACAGATAATAACTGCCAAtcttgttttagtattttataatatcttaaaaatactatttttaagatattaataatataaatattatatattatattatattattattttaattaataatcatttaatttaaatgattattaatttgaatttctaaaataacttGGAAAAACGATAATTGTGCTCAGCTGACAATATCGATAGTAGTGCCTTGGATTTACCGTACAGCTGATTACCGATAACTTTGCCTGCTCAGCTGACGGTTACTTTTGTCTGGTATCGATAGTTATGCTAACGGCTGCATCGAACAACAGTTGTCTCCCATCTCGAAGCGCTACACGTGccaaacatttaaattgtgcATTTAATTCGCGTTCTGTTTACCGATTTATGACTGAAACTACTTCCTAACTGCCGACATTGCGAAATGGCCTCACAAAAGCTGGAGTACGATGCCAGCCTTGGCGGTCGTGAGACGCTGCCCAGCCATGTGGCCACATATCAATACGCTGCCGGTGCCCtgaatgaaatcaaaacaCTGATCGAGGAGGCGCAACTGCCGGCGAGCAGTAAGCTCATCTTTCAAACGCTGCCCAAGCACATGCGTCGTCGTGCCATGTCGCATCACCCGAAGCGTTTGCCACGCAAATATCGTGCCGCCCACAAATCGCAAATGGGCAAGGCGGGCAATCAGCCGGTGACCAATAAGCGACCCTCACGCAAATATCGCCGCCGTCCCAAGAATTTGATGCGTGAATATGTGCGGCGACAGCGCAAACACCGCTGGCTGGAGACGCACATCTGGCACGCAAAACGTTTCCACATGATCGATCGCTGGGGCTACCGTTTGCCCTACGCCAGCTGTGACAAGACTTTCCGGGCTTGCTATCGGGCCAGTGGCACTCATTGCCTGCTGCAGGACATGAGCTTCTACAGCTGCGTGCAACTGCAGGGCAGCCTAGAGCTGTTGCATGCCGGTTTCCAGCGTCTGAGCAGCGATCGTTGTGGACTTGGCATTGCGGCCAAGACATTTGTCCAAGGCTATCGTGAGGGCAGCATCGAACTCTTTGCGGATGGCCAATATCCAGCAGGAGCGCTGCAGCGTGTGCGCTTCATGTGGCGTCGCGAAACAGAAGGCGAGAAGGCAAATGTGCGCACTTTGTGGCTGTGGCTCCATCCGGCGGCAGCCGAGGCGACAATTGAGCAGCTCAACAGCGTATTTCAGCTGAAGTCAGCGAAGCAGCAAACGTTGCCATTGTCCGAACAGGACACTGACAAATCGAAGCCGCTTCGTTTCTGGACACAAACCAAGGCTGTGGAACGTCACCGCACCTATGTGAATGCCGAGGATGCTGTGGAGCTGGTCGTGTTGGAGCAGGAACTGAATCGCTTTCGTCTCACCGGTGACAATTGCCAGCGTGTGCTCGCCGCCAGTTTGCGTGCCGAGCGTCCGACGAAGCTGGAAGAGCAGGCCGCCTACTGTGAGGCTACATTGCAACTGGAGTCGCCGCAACAGGCGCCCGTCTCGAATCTAATAATGGGCTATCAAGTCACCGATCCGCGTCTACAGCGACCCAGGCAACGCAGCAAAGCAGCCAAGTCGGACTTGccagcaactggcaacactTTGTGTCTGCAACAACGTCCCGACAATCTGCCCGACAGCAGCTTGTGGGATGCGGAAGTGCGTGAGCGTCTCGGCCAGAACATGTTGACGGTGCACAAATACGAGCAGCTGCGTCAGCAAAGCGTCGTCGTGCCCGGCGAGCATTGTGCCTTCGAGGAGCGTGTGCAgtcgttgccattgttgctcATTCAGCGTCCGGGCTGCCATGAGGGACGCCTGGGCTATGGCTCTGGCTGGGATGTGATTGCGCCTGCCGATTATGGCATGGCGCTGTGGAAGACATTCGTCATGTGGGGCGCACGCCCGGGCGGACTGCGAGAGTTCGATTCAGTGGCCAGGGAGGCGGGCGTCGAGCAGCATTTGCCCGATACCATTGCAGGTGAGCATAGACTGAACAAGAAGATGATAGATTtcagagaaaaagagagcaagTGGGTGACTGCAATAGAccctttatttttatatggttttactttaaatgttctatattactatattgatttttgtgtttgaATACCATCTATATTTTGAATCCATCATCACCAAATTTTGAGAGTGTATAGAATAGAATGAAAGAATAGAAAAAGTTATTTTAGTGGTCTACTGAGGTATAAGCTAATCAACAAATAGATTCAAGAACTATTGTATTTATGGATTTGGgggcaaaaatgtaaatcctCAAATGGTAAAGGAATGCAAAACTATGTTGTCTATCTTTGATAGTACTTAACAAGTAGtacttataaatatacttataaatgtatattaatgttaaattttataaaatattaaattatagcaAGTGCGTAGAAAAAAGTTAAACGCCTTCTTTCCAAAACTTTCCGATAAAAGGTATTCATCGGATGAGAAATCCATATTTTGTAATGggaaaatacttaatttaattttatttccaatGCTAATTAATTCGTTCTTTCTCTACAGGCAAACAGCTTGCTGCTCTGGCAACTGCAGAGCGTCGCCTGCGCTACTTTCGGCTGCCGCCCAACAAGCGTTGCAATTACCGCAAACTGTCCGTCGTCAGTCCATTTGCAGCGCCGTGGCAGCAGCTGGTGCGCGATTGGCGTGAAGCCAGCGATGCTGCCTTCTATGTGCTACGCGATCACCGGCTGCTGCATAGCCTCAAGCAGTGTGTGCTCCATGGACTAGTTGATTATCCCGCCGAGGTGCCCGACGACAGTCTCATCCAGATTCGCTTGCAGCTGCATGCTCGCGGTCAACTAAAAGCAAACGCCTTGATTTGCCTGCCCACGGCACAGGATTGGCAGCGTCAGCGGCGGCAGCTGAAGCACAACGATCTGGCGCCCGTGCATCTGGAGCCACCGCTGCCCGATGCCAATGAGCGGCGGCGTAAGGAGACGCGTCTGGGCCACAAGCGGCTGCTGAAGCGTTTGCGAGCGCGTCGTGTGCGCGAGAAGCGCAAATTGCAGGAGACGAGCACGCGGCGTGTGCATATTCGTGCAGCGCAGACAGCGCAGCTGGTGCGTGAGCAATTCGAGCGGATGTGTCGCCTCTGGCTGCCCACGGAGCCGGCGGAGACGCGAGACAGCGTGCGACGTCAGTGCAGTCGCGAGGTGTTTGGTTATGTGACAACGGCTGGCTTCAGTTACAGCCAGGCGAAGGTCTGTGGCGTTGGCTATGTGGTTGCAGCGGGACTTCGTCAGCTGCTGGCGGAGAGAGTGGACAGAGGAAACGGTGGCAAGACGCTGCTGTGTTTAGTCCGTGATGCAGATAGTTTGGTGTATCGATTCGCTCGTCTCGAAATTAGCGAGTCCGTTCTGTTGTCGCCTTGCTGAGTGACAGACACTAGGCTCTCAAAGTACTGATTACTATGtatatgttgtatataaaTGACTTTAAATGactaataaattataaaaaaaaattgactaCGCATTTAGAACACTTAATAAatcttaaaagcaaaaattatgATACGATTCAAGTTCTATTTATGAGGAATCTACAAATTGGtcagtggcgccatctatatATCGTTTCTGTAatgacaatttaaatttctagcgcttgaaagtatgctacataaaattattcaatatataagGTCATCGAAGGATCGCACCCAGGAAGTGTGAACAAAATTTGTGATATCAAAATGAAttctttcttaaattaaaaaaacttaatGAAGTTTTTGTTTCCCTCtttactaataaaaaaaacacgatttaattttgttgtacatatttttaatactaattttattcaatttaaaattacttgtatgccattttctttttgttttgttttgttttttttttcttgtttttttgttgaagttcttgtttgtttgtctttgcATCAATGTCTGCATTTGTTATGTAATTCATATGTTCGTGTGAATGCGAATTTGAGAGTGGCCCTTGTTTGAGTGTTGAGCGTTTCGGGTATACTCATGAGTGTAttcgcatttgttgttgttgttgttgttgttacttgcTGTTTGTGGTTGTGTCTAAGATGCGacaatgatttaaaaattgcttacaacttggtgttgctgttgttgctgtaccgaatttcgatttgttttctttttattattattataattattatttatttatgtttttttttgttttatattttgttttctgttttgtttacttttagcGGTTATGggaaaatgtatattaaatgcatGTAAATTTCGCTTAATGTTTtccgtttttaatttaatttatttataaatatgtatgtattgatttactttgttttcttttcattttattatttactgaAATCgcctatatatatgtatatatatatatatatatatatatatatatatgtacttatgtatacacgtatatgcaaatatgtatatatgttttttgttcattttcgTCGTTTATTAATTATCTTCTGGGtactgttttgttgttgttggtgtttcttgttgttgtgcgttAAGTTAGCCATGAtagtacttgttgttgttgttcttgttgatgTTTTCTCATACCGAATATATCATATTAACCACATAtatcatataacatataccatatacgagtacatttgtttttttttttttttttttttttagatacaGTTACATAATTCCATTATGTTGTtgcgacatcgacatcgataTCGGCGTCGTCGTTCTTTGTAAAGTTCACTTATAATTATACAACTTAGTTGAAacattcaataattttatgttgtagttattaaaaatacataaaatacgaTCTTATGtttaactaaatattaaagaaaaaacaattagaTATACGCTTCTtatatgtgtatacatatatgcatatatattatatgtatatatatatatatatatatatatatatatagatatatatatttgtaattcgCGATCTCGATTTGAGCTCTCTTTCTGTTCTTTTGATGAAGACTCGAAGAAAAAACGAAGCACAATTAAATGTCATCTAACTGAATCTGATTCgccatttttaaataatgcagaatgtgtttgtgtgtctgtgtgtgtgtgtaagtacATAGCCAGCAcgtgtatgcgtatgtgtgtgtgtgtctttgtgagtgtatgtgtatgctaCGGTACAatgaaagagagcgaaagagagaacaAACTGCAAGAGAGTGCGCTGAACTATCTACTTACGGCATGCGATGGCCTCACTATACTTACTACACGCATTTCATTACGTTACGctacgttacgttacgttacgtttgATTTAAGATTACGAGATTTTTGAAGTACGGAGTACGAAtacaattgtattttgttttcttatctttttgttttttgattagTACTTGATGTACCCAAAAAAGTATGCTTCGATTTTGGGTTCACGATTTGAATTTGGGTTTTGTTTTGGGGGATTGCTTTGATCACGTATTCGTAATACACTACAAacatagtactatatatatgtacatatatgtaatatgTGCGTGTctgtgagagtgagagagtatATGAGAGCAGTACAAGAGACggcagtgttttttttttgttttgtttgtttatagaAGTCGCCAACACACAAATCTTCACACATCCTTGCGACCACAAACCTGATAACTTTCCGTTTCCGGTGTTGTAAtgtacttttgcttttctttcgGTTTGCTCATCGTATCTTTCCcttgatatatatatgtttttgtatttttttttttttttgttggtcttTGGCAAGAGTTTTGCTGTCTGTGTAAccatttttgttgcatttgttttgctttgtttgggTTGTTTGGGCAGCATTTGCTGCTAAACTTTGTTGAATCCGCCTTCTTTGTCGATATAAAACTTTGAAATACTTTGAATTTGGTGGgttagtatacatatatttatagatatacGTTGCATATCTTTAAAAATGGTTCTTAACTTGTTAATTGTAAACGTTATCGTTATCGGTATCGTTATCGATCTTGTTTTCTGTGCCTCCATTTTGTCATCTTCTAAATGCGCTTCgttttcattgtttgtttGGGGGATTctcaagaagaagaagaaggtcTGGCAaaccatacatacatatgtatatatatatatacatatatacatatatatgttaatacGACAGACAGATTACACATTTGtttgtattatgtatatatatgtatgtatatatatatatatgcatatattaatCCATTTatcgttttgctttttctttatatCTTGTTTTGCAgctattacatacatatttgtttttttttttttttaaattattgtaattactATTAAGTTTGTTGTTTCTCATTTAACATCACTActaataatcaaaaaatggacatttataaactttttatttatatatatatataaatattaaaaattgttttttttttgttttttgtgttttacttttttcatttttgttttctttctgtttgacttttcgttttcgtttggTTATCcatgctttttgtttttatttctttggctTCCCTTGAAGTGCCGCAAcatgttttgtttctttgtgtgtttttgcaatttttttcaTGTCATggtaatttttttcttttcatttgtttttttacatTGGGCCATGAAGTTGGTTGAACGCATTTTAAgccgattttttttttgtaaattttgggttttttagttttgtttttcattgttttattgaaaatgctaaaagtataaaattccaaaaaagaactgaataaatgaaaaatatttccaaagtcaataaacaatataattcatcacagtttgttgttgttgtttgtcttcggcaattgtttcgttttttttcggggggaaaaaaaaagtcgaaaacttgcacaaaatgtgcattttcttttttctagtttagttcttttttacttttgggatttttgtttgaatgaattttatgaattttcgaattttcgcgttttgtttgtttgtttccttTTCCAACACATTTCATGGCATTCCATAGAGTTTTACCcgtgtccgtctgtctgtgtgaactgtatgtatgcatgtatgtgtgtgtgtgtgtgtatgtgactGTTAATTGGCCCGAAAGTctttgcatactttgcggcgcAGTGGCCGCAAAATTCAACGCGGAAAGTAAACAACCTTGTTTCAAGtttttattcttcttttttcattttcgacTTAAGTGTTATGAttctttttaatatgcaaaaacaaaaacaattgaaaacttttagtTACAAAGACATTGCAGCGcgttaaacaataaatatgcataagcaacaaaaaaaaaaaaacagaaaaagaaagatatttatttcataattataatcGTAGAGATagataaatatacataaattaattaattaatatactatgtGCTGAAATCGTAGTAAAATTAGTAGAACGAAAGCAAAAAGGAAagcatattaaattgtaaatccTATGACTTAGTTCTTAAGTTTTCCAACTGAGCTGTAAATCCCATGAAAACAGaaaccaacacaaaaaaaatatgtataattataatcataattaaataacaagCAATTGTTCTCAAttcattttcttcattttctcttttcgtttcctaacaatttgtttgtttttttttgtagttgtttttttgtttgattccAAAAAGTTTCGTTTAAGTTTTGTTTGGTATTTAGCATCAATAAAGATCGTTTGATCGACGGATCGATCATTTCAATCATTTCCATTATACGCTCTAAAGTTTGGTTCTTGCTGTTCCTCAACCACACACACGCCCaccaaatttttttttgggggcgtCAATGGTCCAATGTTTCGCTTTGGGAGTTAGCTCTCTTTGTTACAACtcgtatttcatttcatgttcattttcttttcttgtgtTTTTCTCGCATTTTTCGAACTTAGTTAACC
Coding sequences:
- the LOC117573080 gene encoding large subunit GTPase 1 homolog, which translates into the protein MGKKTKGGSNLGRQLIKDRFGHTARRKVDNDTMLHTTELQDGYDWGRLNLSSVTEESSFNAFLRTAELAGTEFQAEKLNITFVNPKQRVGLLSKTQEQHMHQKHAEHIDQLKIPRRPKWTKETSAEDLERAENEAFLNWRRDLALLQENEEILMTPYEKNLEFWRQLWRVVERSDVVVQIVDARNPLLFRSVDLERYVSEVSDGQKLNMILVNKSDLLTLEQRQHWAQYFDCEGIRTAFYSATLVEEELKREAEAAKLAAESPSTALELKELRQAAEDIQHSLDAVEHTLDAIESKIQPKTESQQVKLPRLPGDKNSAHLLSRLELIDFLRHIYTGPRNSSQHVTIGMVGYPNVGKSSTINSLMTMKKVSVSATPGKTKRFQTLFLENDILLCDCPGLVMPSFVLTKADMLLNGILPIDQMRDHVPAVNLLCERIPRHILEDKYGIVIAKPLEGEDPDRPPFSEELLLAYGYNRGFMTSNGQPDQARSARYVLKDYVNGKLLFALGPPSVDQSEYHTFPERQRKVIEESQLPSQQQRAMRIDKSSSKELDNQFFTDKPSTAHVKGRTNFPHVRLANDGTLVANDAGAAAKPWRNVKKERREKLRKKFSHLDEH
- the LOC117577672 gene encoding GDP-fucose protein O-fucosyltransferase 2 encodes the protein MPQWWPVRWSQLSLLSLLLHSLLVAVAHTSNNNNNNTTDGVRFSSNHCQRHLFWEQLPGEATATCPADILPLRGAVYLLYDVNISEGFNLRRDVYIRMAVFVRRLQRRNKRFRNVRLVLPPWPRLYHWHSHGLAQTNLLWRHFFDVESLRRFAPVLDYDEFLAEYRMFGHPAPPFVHVSQVFRLTHYEIMLEQGIFRDKYERVTTPPLPDACNEKSLSGGALLQQPLLRHGRYHCVRFQGSAGLLERLLREAIREDTAGTEDAHDMRVYAVISAETVLHDNWGDEQFWLARRSMRFAPQLSQVAADFRLASLGTTDSTAGVQRPAMWELERHKRDARGGDYLCAHLRRGDFVKSRESTTPTLKAAAQQMKQLLRAFNMTTVFVASDATPYELLELKELFYRFRFVHFTPESKWQRNQLKDGGVAIVDQLICSYAKHFVGTYESTFTYRIYEEREILGFNKASTFNTFCKALGGNCARNAVWPIVWPEDADEDDERFY
- the LOC117577666 gene encoding ribonucleases P/MRP protein subunit POP1 is translated as MASQKLEYDASLGGRETLPSHVATYQYAAGALNEIKTLIEEAQLPASSKLIFQTLPKHMRRRAMSHHPKRLPRKYRAAHKSQMGKAGNQPVTNKRPSRKYRRRPKNLMREYVRRQRKHRWLETHIWHAKRFHMIDRWGYRLPYASCDKTFRACYRASGTHCLLQDMSFYSCVQLQGSLELLHAGFQRLSSDRCGLGIAAKTFVQGYREGSIELFADGQYPAGALQRVRFMWRRETEGEKANVRTLWLWLHPAAAEATIEQLNSVFQLKSAKQQTLPLSEQDTDKSKPLRFWTQTKAVERHRTYVNAEDAVELVVLEQELNRFRLTGDNCQRVLAASLRAERPTKLEEQAAYCEATLQLESPQQAPVSNLIMGYQVTDPRLQRPRQRSKAAKSDLPATGNTLCLQQRPDNLPDSSLWDAEVRERLGQNMLTVHKYEQLRQQSVVVPGEHCAFEERVQSLPLLLIQRPGCHEGRLGYGSGWDVIAPADYGMALWKTFVMWGARPGGLREFDSVAREAGVEQHLPDTIAGKQLAALATAERRLRYFRLPPNKRCNYRKLSVVSPFAAPWQQLVRDWREASDAAFYVLRDHRLLHSLKQCVLHGLVDYPAEVPDDSLIQIRLQLHARGQLKANALICLPTAQDWQRQRRQLKHNDLAPVHLEPPLPDANERRRKETRLGHKRLLKRLRARRVREKRKLQETSTRRVHIRAAQTAQLVREQFERMCRLWLPTEPAETRDSVRRQCSREVFGYVTTAGFSYSQAKVCGVGYVVAAGLRQLLAERVDRGNGGKTLLCLVRDADSLVYRFARLEISESVLLSPC